From the Acidobacteriota bacterium genome, one window contains:
- a CDS encoding FHA domain-containing protein, with product MWTLQSIDPADAGLVFRLLPGTLKTVGRAPGVDFVVDAALVSRVHCRLTLSDANELLLEDLGSTNGTFLNGQKVGRAVLSDGDKLTVGRVEFVVNAESNDKRAGNPKTTWSV from the coding sequence ATGTGGACGCTTCAATCAATTGATCCTGCCGATGCCGGCCTGGTGTTTCGTCTCCTGCCGGGAACCCTGAAGACCGTTGGCCGCGCACCCGGCGTCGACTTCGTCGTCGATGCGGCGCTCGTGTCGCGCGTGCATTGCCGCCTGACCCTGAGCGACGCCAACGAACTGCTGCTCGAGGATCTCGGCAGCACCAATGGGACCTTCTTGAATGGTCAGAAGGTCGGCCGGGCCGTGCTGAGCGACGGCGACAAGCTGACCGTGGGGCGGGTTGAGTTCGTGGTCAACGCCGAGTCGAACGACAAGCGCGCGGGGAATCCGAAGACGACCTGGTCGGTCTAG
- a CDS encoding MBL fold metallo-hydrolase: MILKAAADGPFQKNGYVLGCERTKDAVYIDPGDEVEQLLAFVAEQGLTVSSILLTHAHVDHVSGVAEAKRRLKSPIYLHPADQPLYDHAARQGAMFGIQVEQPPPVDRYYEGLGPITFGDLVVHVHHTPGHAPGGVCLAVSKPGAGAAPGLFVGDTLFAGSIGRTDLPGGDYEVLMKAITEVLFAFPDESVVYSGHGPETTIGRERRTNPFVLEYLSRRGPGG; this comes from the coding sequence ATGATCCTCAAGGCCGCCGCCGATGGGCCATTTCAGAAAAACGGTTACGTCCTGGGGTGCGAGCGCACGAAAGACGCGGTCTACATCGACCCTGGCGACGAAGTGGAGCAGTTGCTGGCGTTTGTCGCCGAGCAGGGGCTCACGGTCAGCAGCATCCTGCTGACACACGCTCATGTGGATCACGTGTCGGGAGTGGCCGAGGCCAAGCGCCGCCTCAAGTCGCCCATCTACCTGCACCCGGCCGATCAGCCGCTCTATGACCACGCGGCGCGGCAAGGCGCCATGTTCGGGATCCAGGTGGAGCAGCCGCCGCCGGTCGACCGCTACTACGAGGGCCTGGGCCCCATCACCTTCGGAGACCTCGTCGTCCACGTGCACCACACGCCGGGCCACGCGCCAGGCGGAGTTTGCCTGGCCGTGTCGAAGCCGGGTGCGGGGGCCGCCCCAGGCCTGTTTGTAGGCGACACCCTGTTCGCCGGCTCGATTGGACGGACCGACCTGCCCGGTGGCGACTACGAGGTGCTGATGAAGGCGATCACCGAGGTGCTGTTCGCGTTTCCAGACGAGTCGGTCGTCTACTCGGGCCACGGGCCGGAAACCACCATTGGCCGCGAGCGTCGGACCAACCCGTTCGTATTGGAGTATCTGAGTCGCAGGGGGCCTGGAGGGTGA
- a CDS encoding threonine/serine dehydratase, translated as MIRDLPTVLDIYDAKQRLAPHLPATPLLPSPWLSSIADGNVLLKLESLNLTSSFKIRGALHAALRLLETGDAGAAPQLVTASAGNHGRALALAAERLGLACIVFTPASAPEAKKNAIRRHGAVLHGECDDYDAAEKQAREYAAAEGGVYISPYNHPDVIAGAGTIGLEIVETMPAFDVIVIPLGGGGLASGVGLAIKAAAAHVTVVGVEVEASSPFTLSLEAGRITEITPRQSLADGLTGNLEPGSITFPLVKQVVDYVVTVSEDDLGRAMKGLATEERLIVEGAGVAATAAIMAGKASAPGQRVIAMVTGGNVDLPKWLFTIS; from the coding sequence GTGATCCGCGATCTGCCGACCGTTCTCGACATCTACGACGCGAAGCAGCGGCTCGCGCCGCACTTGCCGGCCACGCCACTCTTGCCGTCGCCCTGGCTGTCGTCGATCGCCGACGGCAACGTCCTCCTCAAGCTCGAATCGCTCAACCTGACCAGCTCGTTCAAGATTCGTGGCGCATTGCACGCGGCGTTGCGGCTGCTGGAGACCGGCGACGCCGGCGCGGCGCCGCAACTGGTGACCGCGTCGGCGGGTAATCACGGGCGGGCGCTGGCACTCGCCGCCGAGCGCCTGGGCCTCGCGTGCATCGTCTTTACGCCGGCGAGCGCGCCCGAAGCCAAGAAGAACGCCATCCGCCGTCATGGCGCCGTCCTGCACGGCGAATGCGACGACTACGACGCGGCTGAGAAACAGGCCCGGGAGTACGCCGCGGCCGAAGGCGGCGTCTACATCTCGCCTTACAACCACCCGGATGTCATTGCCGGCGCGGGCACGATCGGCCTCGAGATTGTCGAAACGATGCCGGCCTTCGACGTAATCGTGATCCCGCTCGGCGGCGGGGGCCTGGCCAGCGGCGTAGGGCTCGCCATCAAGGCCGCCGCGGCGCACGTGACGGTCGTCGGCGTCGAAGTGGAAGCGTCGTCGCCATTCACGCTCAGCCTCGAGGCGGGCCGCATCACCGAGATCACGCCTCGCCAGTCGCTGGCCGACGGCCTCACGGGCAACCTCGAGCCCGGCTCGATCACCTTTCCACTGGTGAAGCAGGTGGTCGACTACGTGGTCACCGTGAGCGAGGACGACCTGGGCCGGGCCATGAAGGGGCTGGCGACCGAAGAGCGGCTGATTGTCGAGGGCGCGGGCGTGGCGGCGACAGCGGCGATCATGGCCGGCAAGGCGTCGGCGCCGGGTCAGCGGGTGATCGCGATGGTCACCGGCGGCAACGTTGACCTGCCGAAGTGGCTGTTCACGATCAGCTGA
- a CDS encoding SDR family oxidoreductase, with protein MARVTLITGGTRGIGYALAEALLGAGGQVAVTGTATDSVVRAEHALATACGDPGRVAGIVCDVRDPASAELAVRTAAARFGGLDVLVNNAGVGVGVPISEMPHDEWDRIIGTNLTGVFNCCKAAIPVLKQRGSGWIVNVSSLASTNPFIGGAAYCASKAGLNAFSEALMQELRADNIRVTYILPGSVATGFSGRESTAGSNWKLQAEDVAQAIVDVLNHPPRSLPSRVEIRPSRPQKT; from the coding sequence ATGGCACGAGTCACTCTGATTACGGGCGGGACACGAGGCATCGGTTATGCGCTGGCCGAGGCGCTGCTCGGGGCCGGCGGCCAGGTGGCCGTGACCGGCACCGCCACCGACAGCGTGGTGCGCGCCGAGCATGCCCTGGCCACCGCGTGCGGAGATCCCGGTCGCGTCGCCGGCATCGTGTGCGACGTGCGCGACCCCGCCTCCGCCGAACTGGCCGTGCGGACCGCCGCCGCCCGCTTCGGCGGGCTCGACGTGCTGGTCAACAACGCCGGTGTCGGCGTTGGCGTGCCGATTTCGGAGATGCCCCACGACGAGTGGGATCGCATCATCGGCACCAACCTGACCGGCGTCTTCAATTGCTGCAAGGCCGCCATTCCCGTGCTGAAGCAGCGCGGCTCGGGCTGGATCGTGAACGTCAGCAGCCTCGCCAGCACGAACCCCTTCATCGGCGGTGCGGCCTACTGCGCGTCGAAGGCGGGCCTCAACGCGTTCAGCGAGGCGCTGATGCAGGAGCTGCGCGCCGACAACATCCGCGTCACCTACATCCTCCCGGGTTCGGTCGCCACCGGCTTCTCAGGACGCGAAAGTACTGCGGGCTCCAACTGGAAGCTGCAGGCTGAGGACGTCGCCCAGGCCATTGTCGACGTGCTCAACCACCCGCCGCGCAGCCTGCCGAGCCGCGTGGAGATTCGTCCGTCCCGCCCGCAGAAAACTTAA
- a CDS encoding sigma-70 family RNA polymerase sigma factor yields the protein MRDQTENELVARLRRQDETALADLSALYGARIFQLAFRYLKNREDAEEVVQDVLLKVFRKIEAFRGDSALSSWIYRITFNTAMSRLRHTRAARLAEVPEQLEAAGDGAPRVYEPADWSNLADETMLRRQMRARLVEAVEELPAIYREPVILRDLKGMTTEEASMRLRVKDQTLKSRLHRGRLLLRTRLADFAGGLSLHRPAEAF from the coding sequence ATGCGAGATCAAACTGAAAACGAGTTGGTGGCCCGGCTCCGGCGGCAGGACGAAACGGCGTTGGCGGACCTGTCGGCCCTGTACGGCGCCCGCATCTTCCAGCTGGCCTTCCGCTACCTGAAGAACCGTGAAGACGCGGAAGAGGTGGTCCAGGACGTGCTCCTGAAGGTGTTCCGCAAGATCGAGGCGTTCCGGGGCGACTCGGCGCTGTCGTCGTGGATCTACCGGATCACGTTCAATACGGCGATGTCGCGGCTGCGCCACACGCGTGCCGCCCGCCTGGCCGAGGTCCCTGAACAGCTGGAAGCGGCCGGGGATGGCGCCCCGCGCGTCTACGAGCCCGCCGACTGGTCGAACCTGGCCGACGAGACCATGTTGCGCCGCCAGATGCGGGCTCGCCTCGTTGAGGCGGTTGAGGAACTGCCGGCCATTTATCGCGAGCCCGTGATCTTGCGCGACCTGAAGGGCATGACCACTGAAGAGGCGAGCATGCGCCTGCGCGTGAAGGACCAGACCCTGAAGTCGCGGCTGCACCGCGGGCGCCTGTTGCTGCGCACGCGGCTCGCTGACTTTGCCGGCGGACTGTCGCTGCATCGCCCGGCCGAGGCGTTCTAA